A genomic window from Solanum stenotomum isolate F172 chromosome 10, ASM1918654v1, whole genome shotgun sequence includes:
- the LOC125842885 gene encoding ubiquitin carboxyl-terminal hydrolase 20-like: MGCTVSSDGDGLSYSDWAEWPSLREIVVPISSIKPKNFKEIVEETRPIENKSSKVVCFYLSRGLSETSSLPPKLRCCNCGHLFVTQEPLIDISLEIEDVDSAPTALESFTKIEKIKYSCERCKTQGPFEKYLLVHRAPSIAALHLKRFKNNGIVVQKVDMHVSFPLELDMLLYTSKINNEEIKYDLYAVIVHFRSSISLGHYYSFIRCAPNEWYKFDDN, from the exons ATGGGCTGTACTGTTTCTTCTGATGGTGATGGGCTTTCATATTCTGATTGGGCTGAATGGCCTTCTTTAAGGGAAATTGTTGTACCTATTTCTTCAATTAAGCCCAAAAATTTCAAAGAGATAGTTGAAGAAACTAGGCCTATTGAGAATAAGTCTTCTAAAGTGGTG TGCTTTTACTTGAGTCGAGGGCTATCAGAAACATCCTCCCTACCTCCTAAG CTCCGATGTTGCAATTGTGGTCATTTATTTGTCACACAAGAGCCTCTAATCGACATAAGCTTAGAGATTGAAGACGTTGACAGTGCACCAACAGCACTGGAGTCCTTCACTAAAATCGAGAAAATTAAGTATTCTTGTGAAAGGTGTAAGACACAGGGGCCATTTGAGAAATATCTCCTCGTTCATCGTGCACCTTCTATTGCTGCCCTACATTTGAAGAGATTCAAAAATAACGGGATAGTTGTTCAGAAGGTGGATATGCATGTTTCATTTCCGCTGGAACTGGACATGCTTCTTTATACATCCAAAATCAATAAT GAAGAAATAAAATACGATCTCTACGCAGTTATAGTGCATTTCAGATCTTCTATCTCTTTAGGACACTATTACAGCTTCATTCGTTGTGCTCCAAATGAATGGTACAAATTTGATGACAATTAG